TTGACGGTCTTTGCCGCCTTCGCCATGATCTCTTTTCCCGTATCCGTCTCCCCGGTGAAGGATACCTTCCGGGGGATGGGGCTCTCCACCAGGGCCCCGCCCACCTCCTGCCCCGAGCCGTGGACGAGGTTGATGACCCCCGCCGGGAGCCCCGCTCCGGCGACGGCCATGACGAACCTGGTGGCGGCGAGGGGAGCCTGGCTGGAGGGCTTGGCGACGACGGTGCAGCCGGCGGCCAAGGCGGGGGCTACCTTCCAGGCGAGGAGGTCCACCGGATAGTTCCAGGGGGAGATGACGGCGGCGACCCCCAGGGGCTGCCTTATGACGAGGCTCCGGCTTCTCCCCGAGGACGGGACGACCTCCCCGGTGATCCTCTCCCCCTCCTCGGCGTAGTACTCCAGGGCCTCCGCCGATCCGGCGACCTCCCGCCTCGCGTACGCCAGGGGCTTTCCCTGCTCCATCGTCAGCAGAAGGGCGATCTCCTCGATCTCCTCCCGGACGGCCTCCGCCCCCCGGCGGAGGAGCCCACCCCGAACCCTCGGCTCTCTTTCCGCCCAGGCGGGAAAGGCCCTCGCCGCCGCCTCCAGGGCGAGCCTGGCCTCCGAACGACCGCCGAGGGCGACCTCGGCCACCGCCTCCCCCGTGGCGGGGTTAGTTATCAGAGCCCCCCTCCCGGTGGCGGAGTCCACCTCCTCTCCGTCGATCAGCATCTTGAACCGTTCCATCAGATCCAACTCCAGTTTGCGATCTCAGCTTCAAGACCTCGATTCAGACCTCTAATATGCCCCTCTCCAGAGATAAAGGGGGAGGATCTCTCCCCTTCAGGCGGTCCTCCTCGTCCCCATCGACCGACACCGTAAAATTCTCCCCATTCAGATCCCCACCGAGGCGAACCGAGTTGATAAGAGATAGATCCATCCTGGTGACGGGGGGCGCCGGCTTCATCGGAAGCCACCTCGTCGATCGGCTGATCGATTATAACAGGGTCACCGTCCTCGACAACTTCAGCTCTGGGAAGGCGGAGCATATCGAGGACCATTTAAAAAACCCCAACTTCACCCTGGTGGAGGGGGACCTCCTCGACCGGAAGGCCGTCGAGGCGGCCCTGAAGGGCTGCGATCTCGTCTTTCACCTGGCCGCAAACCCCGACGTCAAGGTCGGGGCCGAAGACTCCAAAACCCACCTCCACCAGAACGTCATCGCCACCTACAACCTCCTCGAATCGATGAGGCTTCGGGGCGTCGCCGAGATCGCCTTCACCTCCACCTCCACCGTCTACGGCGAGGCTGGGATCGTCCCGACCCCGGAGGGGTACGGCCCCCTCCTCCCCATATCCCTCTACGGGGCGTCGAAGCTCGCCTGCGAGGCCCTCATCTCCGCCTTCTGCGGCACCTTCGATATGCGCTCCTGGATCTTCAGGTTCGCCAACATCGTCGGGGACCGGGGGACCCACGGCGTCATCGTCGACTTCATAAATAAGCTGACGGCGAGCCCGGCGGAGCTTCTGATCCTCGGCTCCGGAAGGCAGAGGAAGTCGTACCTCCTCGTCGACGACTGCATCGAGGCGATGGTCTACGCCGTCGCCAGAGCCGGCGGAAGGGTGAACGTCTTCAACGTCGGATCCGCCGACTCGGTGGACGTCACCGAGATCGCCGACGTCGTCGTCGAGAAGATGAAACTCTCGGGGGTGCGGTACAGGTACACCGGCGGGATCGAGGGGCGCGGCTGGCGGGGGGACGTCAGGACGATGCTCCTATCCATTGAGGCTCTGGAGGAGCTCGGCTGGCGGCCGAAATACAGCTCCAGAGAGTCGATCGAGCGGGCGGCGGAGGCGCTCCTCCGCCCGAGATGAACACCCGGAGCCATCCCCGCCGGCCTGACCACGGGTTCGCCTCCGGGAGGATGGGGCAGGATAGGCGGGATTAAAGGCTACGGAGGCAGGCGGCAGGAGGGATCCGGGCGGGGGAGCGGAGCCGAAGATAGGCCGCATTGGGTAGGCGGACGGCGTAGCTC
The sequence above is drawn from the Methanothrix harundinacea 6Ac genome and encodes:
- a CDS encoding NAD-dependent succinate-semialdehyde dehydrogenase codes for the protein MERFKMLIDGEEVDSATGRGALITNPATGEAVAEVALGGRSEARLALEAAARAFPAWAEREPRVRGGLLRRGAEAVREEIEEIALLLTMEQGKPLAYARREVAGSAEALEYYAEEGERITGEVVPSSGRSRSLVIRQPLGVAAVISPWNYPVDLLAWKVAPALAAGCTVVAKPSSQAPLAATRFVMAVAGAGLPAGVINLVHGSGQEVGGALVESPIPRKVSFTGETDTGKEIMAKAAKTVKRLSLELGGHAPAIVCDDADLDGAAAACVQRAFSNMGQICISVNRIYVQEAVAEEFAGKVVERTERLRIGDGLDPNVDLGPIFSEAQRKKTEDHIADALERGARVLWGGRRPEGEKFRRGFFFLPTVLDRMDPSMRMMREETFGPVAPMMSFSTDEEALRLANASRYGLAAYVFTGDMKRGLFFAERLEAGSVGVNTTSPIVPGAPFGGWKESGLGRERSRCALYEYMEEKHIRIHLGEEI
- a CDS encoding NAD-dependent epimerase/dehydratase family protein, whose amino-acid sequence is MIRDRSILVTGGAGFIGSHLVDRLIDYNRVTVLDNFSSGKAEHIEDHLKNPNFTLVEGDLLDRKAVEAALKGCDLVFHLAANPDVKVGAEDSKTHLHQNVIATYNLLESMRLRGVAEIAFTSTSTVYGEAGIVPTPEGYGPLLPISLYGASKLACEALISAFCGTFDMRSWIFRFANIVGDRGTHGVIVDFINKLTASPAELLILGSGRQRKSYLLVDDCIEAMVYAVARAGGRVNVFNVGSADSVDVTEIADVVVEKMKLSGVRYRYTGGIEGRGWRGDVRTMLLSIEALEELGWRPKYSSRESIERAAEALLRPR